Within the Pseudoxanthomonas sp. Root65 genome, the region TGTTCGCCTTCACCTTCAACGACATCGAGATCCATGGCTACGACCCGCACCCGGCGATCAAGGCGCCGGTGGCGGTCTAGACCTGTGCGCGTCTCGCTGATCGCCGCCCTCGACCGCCACCGCGCCATCGGTCGCGACAACGACTTGCCATGGCGCCTGCCCGACGATCTGAAGCGCTTCAAGGCGCTGACGCTGGGCAAGCCGGTGCTGATGGGGCGCAAGACGGCCGAATCCCTGGGGCGTGCATTGCCGGGCCGACTCAATCTGGTGCTGACCCGGAGCGGTCGTGTCCCGTTCGAGGGCATGCAGGCGGTCGCCTCGGTCGACGATGCACTCAGCATCGCGGCGGAGCAGGGAAGCGACGAGCTCTGCGTGATCGGCGGT harbors:
- a CDS encoding dihydrofolate reductase, producing MRVSLIAALDRHRAIGRDNDLPWRLPDDLKRFKALTLGKPVLMGRKTAESLGRALPGRLNLVLTRSGRVPFEGMQAVASVDDALSIAAEQGSDELCVIGGGEVYALTLDRADVLHLTEVDTVVEGAHAFFPAFDPADWREVSREAHPVDAKHALAFDFVEYRRV